One stretch of Streptomyces peucetius DNA includes these proteins:
- the glmS gene encoding glutamine--fructose-6-phosphate transaminase (isomerizing), whose amino-acid sequence MCGIVGYIGRRDVAPLLLEGLQRLEYRGYDSAGVVINSPRSAGLKMVKAKGRVRDLEARVPKRFAGTTGIAHTRWATHGVPSDENAHPHLSPDNQVAVVHNGIIDNAAELRAKLEADGVVFASETDTEVLTHLIARAQAETLEEKVRQALKLIDGTYGIAVMHAAFPDRIVVARNGSPVVLGIGEKEMFVASDVAALVAHTRQVVTLDDGEMATLKADDFRTYTTEGSTTTATPTTVEWEAESYDMGGHDTYMHKEISEQPDAVDRVLRGRIDDRFNTVHLGGLNLDAREARSIRRVKILGCGTSYHAGLIGAGLIESLARIPADAEPASEFRYRNPVVDPDTLYIAVSQSGETYDVLAAVQELKRKGGRVLGVVNVVGSAIAREADGGTYVHAGPEVCVVSTKCFTNTVVAFALIALHLGRIRDLSVSEGRRIIDGLRRLPAQISEILESEGEIKKLAEQYADAKSMMFIGRVRGYPVALEASLKLKEISYIHAEAYPASELKHGPLALIEPALPTVAIVPDDELLEKNRAALEEIKARSGRILAVAHREQEKADHTIVVPKNEDELDPILMGIPLQLLAYHTALSLGRDIDKPRNLAKSVTVE is encoded by the coding sequence ATGTGCGGAATCGTCGGATACATCGGCAGGCGTGATGTGGCTCCGCTGCTGCTGGAGGGCCTGCAGCGGCTGGAGTACCGGGGTTACGACTCCGCGGGTGTGGTGATCAACAGCCCCAGGTCGGCCGGGCTGAAAATGGTCAAGGCCAAGGGCCGCGTCCGCGACCTCGAGGCCCGCGTCCCCAAGCGCTTCGCCGGCACCACCGGCATCGCGCACACCCGCTGGGCCACCCACGGCGTCCCGAGCGACGAGAACGCCCACCCCCACCTGTCGCCCGACAACCAGGTCGCCGTCGTCCACAACGGCATCATCGACAACGCCGCCGAGCTGCGCGCCAAGCTCGAGGCCGACGGGGTCGTCTTCGCCTCCGAGACCGACACCGAGGTGCTCACCCACCTGATCGCGCGTGCCCAGGCCGAGACCCTCGAGGAGAAGGTCCGCCAGGCGCTGAAGCTGATCGACGGCACGTACGGCATCGCCGTCATGCACGCCGCCTTCCCCGACCGCATCGTGGTGGCCCGCAACGGCTCCCCGGTCGTCCTCGGCATCGGCGAGAAGGAGATGTTCGTCGCCTCCGACGTCGCCGCCCTCGTCGCCCACACCCGCCAGGTCGTCACCCTCGACGACGGCGAGATGGCCACCCTGAAGGCCGACGACTTCCGTACGTACACCACCGAGGGCTCGACGACGACGGCCACCCCGACCACCGTGGAGTGGGAGGCCGAGTCGTACGACATGGGCGGCCACGACACGTACATGCACAAGGAGATCTCCGAGCAGCCCGACGCGGTCGACCGCGTGCTGCGCGGCCGGATCGACGACCGGTTCAACACCGTGCACCTGGGCGGCCTGAACCTGGACGCGCGCGAGGCCCGCTCCATCCGCCGTGTGAAGATCCTCGGCTGCGGCACCTCGTACCACGCGGGCCTGATCGGCGCCGGGCTCATCGAGTCCCTCGCCCGTATCCCCGCCGACGCGGAGCCGGCCTCCGAGTTCCGCTACCGCAACCCGGTCGTGGACCCCGACACCCTCTACATCGCCGTCTCCCAGTCCGGCGAGACGTACGACGTGCTCGCGGCCGTCCAGGAGCTGAAGCGCAAGGGCGGCCGGGTGCTCGGCGTCGTGAACGTCGTCGGCTCGGCGATCGCCCGTGAGGCGGACGGCGGCACGTACGTCCACGCCGGCCCGGAGGTCTGCGTCGTCTCCACCAAGTGCTTCACCAACACGGTGGTCGCCTTCGCGCTGATCGCCCTGCACCTGGGCCGCATCCGCGACCTGTCGGTCTCCGAGGGCCGGCGGATCATCGACGGTCTGCGCAGGCTGCCGGCCCAGATCAGCGAGATCCTCGAGTCGGAGGGCGAGATCAAGAAGCTCGCCGAGCAGTACGCGGACGCCAAGTCGATGATGTTCATCGGCCGGGTGCGCGGCTATCCGGTGGCCCTCGAGGCGTCCCTGAAGCTCAAGGAGATCTCCTACATCCACGCGGAGGCCTATCCGGCCTCCGAGCTCAAGCACGGCCCGCTCGCACTGATCGAGCCCGCGCTGCCGACCGTCGCGATCGTGCCGGACGACGAGCTGCTGGAGAAGAACCGGGCGGCGCTGGAGGAGATCAAGGCACGCAGCGGCCGGATCCTCGCGGTCGCCCACCGCGAGCAGGAGAAGGCGGACCACACCATCGTGGTGCCGAAGAACGAGGACGAGCTGGACCCGATCCTGATGGGCATCCCGCTCCAGCTGCTCGCCTACCACACCGCGCTGTCGCTCGGCCGGGACATCGACAAGCCGCGCAACCTCGCGAAGTCGGTCACCGTCGAGTAG
- a CDS encoding acetate uptake transporter, giving the protein MDNNVSAGSAGSTSTLGHLALGLTLLAFGVGNTGVIDNVTAADTAALATWVGGVALFVVGLLEFRAGNGGSGTAFAGLGAFWFTWGTAVGAETSAEAAGLFMLLWALLALTLTAAASGSGVLGQGVYGLLTLALLLGGIAAFAGNEGLAKAGGWVGAVAGLVAWYGATAALAKWPTFTGRAAGRRGVTATG; this is encoded by the coding sequence GTGGACAACAACGTCTCTGCGGGAAGCGCTGGTTCTACTTCGACTCTCGGCCATCTCGCCCTCGGTCTGACCCTGTTGGCGTTCGGCGTCGGCAACACCGGCGTGATCGACAACGTGACGGCGGCGGACACGGCCGCGCTCGCCACCTGGGTCGGCGGAGTGGCGCTCTTCGTCGTCGGCCTGCTCGAGTTCCGTGCCGGCAACGGCGGTTCGGGCACGGCGTTCGCCGGACTCGGCGCGTTCTGGTTCACCTGGGGCACCGCCGTCGGCGCGGAGACCTCGGCCGAGGCGGCAGGGCTCTTCATGCTGCTGTGGGCGCTGCTCGCGCTGACCCTGACCGCCGCGGCCTCCGGCAGCGGCGTGCTGGGCCAGGGCGTGTACGGGCTGCTGACCCTCGCGCTGCTGCTGGGCGGCATCGCCGCTTTCGCGGGCAACGAGGGGCTCGCCAAGGCCGGCGGCTGGGTCGGCGCGGTGGCGGGCCTGGTGGCCTGGTACGGCGCGACGGCGGCGCTCGCCAAGTGGCCCACGTTCACCGGACGCGCTGCCGGCCGCCGGGGAGTGACGGCCACCGGCTGA